From Caldanaerobius fijiensis DSM 17918, a single genomic window includes:
- the mnmA gene encoding tRNA 2-thiouridine(34) synthase MnmA, with protein MAKKVVLGMSGGVDSSVAAYLLQQEGYEVIGVTMQIWPDEDEYKIIHEGGCCSLSAVEDARRVANRLGIPHYVLNFKDIFKEKVIDYFVDEYLHGRTPNPCIACNRFIKFEALLYRALSIGADYVATGHYAKIEYDDNLGRYLLKKAIDQNKDQTYVLYSFTQQQLEHTVMPLGYYTKPQIREIAKELKLPVAAKPESQEICFVPDNDYGKFIEEQKPDEIKAGYFVDTKGNILGRHRGIAHYTIGQRRGLGISAGKPLYVVDIKPEENIVVVGDEKDVYSDELIAEDLNFIPFDRLEEAMNVNVKIRYTAKEAQAVITPMGKDKVKVKFKNPQRAITPGQAVVFYDGEIVVGGGIIVKNN; from the coding sequence ATGGCAAAAAAAGTTGTTTTGGGTATGAGTGGTGGTGTCGATAGTTCTGTTGCAGCTTACTTGCTGCAACAGGAAGGTTATGAAGTCATTGGTGTTACTATGCAGATATGGCCTGATGAAGATGAGTATAAGATCATCCATGAAGGCGGTTGTTGCTCGCTGTCAGCGGTTGAAGATGCCAGGAGAGTTGCCAATAGACTGGGGATACCACATTATGTGTTAAATTTCAAGGACATATTTAAAGAGAAAGTGATTGACTATTTTGTAGATGAATATTTACATGGTAGGACGCCCAATCCATGCATTGCATGTAATCGCTTTATAAAATTTGAGGCTCTCTTATATAGAGCATTGTCAATAGGGGCTGATTATGTTGCCACAGGTCATTACGCTAAAATTGAATACGACGATAATTTGGGCAGATATCTTCTTAAAAAGGCGATTGATCAGAATAAGGATCAGACATATGTGCTCTACAGTTTTACACAGCAACAGCTAGAGCACACAGTTATGCCTCTGGGTTATTATACTAAGCCTCAAATAAGAGAAATAGCTAAGGAATTAAAGTTGCCTGTGGCAGCAAAGCCTGAAAGCCAGGAGATATGCTTTGTACCTGATAATGATTATGGTAAATTTATTGAAGAGCAAAAGCCTGATGAGATAAAAGCTGGATATTTCGTCGATACTAAAGGGAATATCCTGGGAAGACATAGAGGTATTGCCCATTACACCATAGGTCAACGCAGAGGACTGGGTATATCTGCAGGAAAACCATTATATGTAGTAGACATAAAACCGGAGGAAAATATTGTGGTAGTCGGAGATGAAAAGGATGTTTATAGTGATGAACTTATCGCTGAAGATTTGAATTTTATACCTTTTGACAGATTAGAAGAGGCGATGAATGTTAATGTAAAAATAAGGTACACTGCTAAAGAAGCTCAGGCTGTTATAACCCCTATGGGAAAAGACAAAGTTAAAGTAAAATTTAAAAACCCTCAAAGGGCGATTACCCCAGGACAAGCTGTTGTGTTTTATGACGGGGAAATAGTTGTAGGTGGAGGAATTATAGTAAAAAATAATTAG
- a CDS encoding DUF1292 domain-containing protein, giving the protein MDNMNENNTIVLFDEDGNEVEFELIASLDVDDNTYVIVTPTEEDTDDAYILRVEQDENGEDVFVGIEDDDEFNAVAEAYEELSRGTYDYDEDDEDSDEDED; this is encoded by the coding sequence ATGGATAATATGAATGAAAACAATACTATAGTGCTTTTTGATGAGGATGGCAACGAGGTAGAGTTCGAACTGATAGCTTCTCTGGACGTAGATGATAATACTTATGTAATTGTTACACCTACCGAAGAAGATACTGACGATGCATATATACTGCGAGTGGAACAGGATGAAAATGGTGAGGATGTCTTTGTAGGTATAGAAGATGATGACGAATTTAATGCGGTTGCTGAAGCTTATGAGGAGCTGAGTAGAGGAACATATGATTATGATGAAGACGATGAAGATAGCGATGAGGACGAAGATTAA
- the ruvX gene encoding Holliday junction resolvase RuvX → MRILGMDVGDKTIGLAISDPLGITAQGLMTIKRSSIENDIERIKEIIKEYGVESIVIGMPKNMNNTIGPRAKIVIEFAQKLKNKTDINCEFYDERLTTVEAERVLLQSDMSRKKRKKVIDKMAAVLILQSYLDNIKKRC, encoded by the coding sequence ATGAGGATATTAGGAATGGATGTGGGCGACAAAACCATTGGTCTGGCTATTTCTGATCCCCTGGGTATAACTGCCCAGGGGTTGATGACGATAAAAAGGAGTAGTATTGAAAACGATATAGAGCGAATTAAAGAAATAATAAAAGAGTATGGTGTCGAATCAATAGTAATAGGTATGCCGAAAAATATGAATAATACCATAGGGCCACGGGCGAAAATTGTTATTGAATTTGCTCAAAAGTTGAAAAATAAAACAGATATAAACTGTGAATTTTATGATGAACGATTGACGACGGTTGAAGCTGAAAGGGTATTGTTGCAATCAGATATGAGCAGGAAAAAACGAAAAAAAGTTATAGATAAAATGGCAGCTGTTTTGATATTACAGTCATATCTGGATAATATCAAAAAACGCTGTTGA
- a CDS encoding YlbF family regulator → MVNVHDAAYALASAIENCEEYKRLVEAKKKIEANPKNKEMLQDFHQKQLNYQTKQMMGEKADEELKQLQNLYRVLSMNMDLNEYLQAEYSFSTLVADVYKIIGDVLEKVRM, encoded by the coding sequence ATGGTAAATGTTCATGACGCGGCTTATGCCCTGGCTTCGGCTATAGAAAATTGTGAAGAGTATAAAAGACTAGTAGAAGCTAAAAAAAAGATAGAAGCAAATCCTAAAAATAAAGAAATGTTGCAAGATTTTCATCAAAAACAATTAAATTATCAGACAAAACAGATGATGGGCGAAAAGGCCGATGAAGAATTGAAACAGCTTCAAAACCTCTACCGGGTTCTTTCCATGAACATGGACTTAAATGAATACCTTCAAGCTGAATATTCTTTTAGCACTTTGGTTGCCGATGTTTATAAGATAATCGGCGATGTACTGGAAAAAGTGAGGATGTAA
- the nifS gene encoding cysteine desulfurase NifS, whose amino-acid sequence MEKIYLDNAATTPVKKEVLDEMMPYFSEKFGNASTLYSYGRESKKALDIARDRVAKALGADPAEIYFTSGGTESDNWAIKAAAYALREKGNHIITTSIEHHAVLHTCEYLKKQGFKITYLPVDEYGLVDVEEVKKAITDQTILISVMYANNEVGTIEPVAEIGEIAKERGILFHTDAVQAVGHIPVDVKKLNCDMLSLSAHKFYGPKGIGALYIRKGVKIHPYMHGGGQEKGRRAGTENIPAIVGLGKAIELATQNLNQSMEKLTFLRNKLINGLLNKIDHVKLNGHPEKRLPGNVNISVEYVEGESMLLSLDMKGICASSGSACTSGSLDPSHVLLAMGLPHELAHGSLRFSIGEQNTEEEIDYVIQVLPDIVARLREMSPLYEKAREGK is encoded by the coding sequence ATGGAGAAAATATATTTAGATAATGCGGCAACCACACCGGTCAAAAAAGAAGTTTTGGATGAGATGATGCCGTATTTTTCTGAAAAATTTGGAAATGCTTCAACCCTTTATTCTTATGGTAGAGAATCAAAGAAAGCGCTGGATATTGCTAGGGATAGAGTTGCAAAAGCATTGGGAGCTGATCCTGCTGAGATATACTTTACCAGCGGCGGCACAGAATCTGATAATTGGGCTATAAAGGCTGCTGCCTATGCGTTGAGAGAAAAGGGCAACCATATAATAACTACTTCTATAGAGCATCACGCTGTGCTTCATACCTGTGAATATCTTAAAAAACAGGGCTTTAAAATAACATATCTTCCTGTAGATGAATATGGCTTAGTTGATGTAGAAGAGGTTAAAAAAGCTATAACAGATCAGACTATTCTAATCTCTGTTATGTATGCGAATAATGAGGTGGGTACAATCGAACCTGTGGCAGAGATAGGAGAAATAGCAAAGGAACGCGGTATACTATTTCATACTGATGCAGTTCAGGCAGTTGGTCATATACCTGTTGACGTGAAAAAATTAAATTGCGATATGCTTTCTCTATCAGCTCATAAATTTTATGGTCCTAAAGGAATAGGAGCCCTTTATATTAGAAAGGGTGTAAAGATTCATCCGTATATGCACGGTGGAGGACAGGAAAAAGGTCGAAGGGCAGGTACAGAGAATATACCAGCAATAGTAGGCCTAGGAAAAGCAATAGAGTTAGCAACTCAAAACCTCAATCAAAGTATGGAAAAACTCACATTCCTTAGAAATAAGCTTATTAATGGTTTGCTGAACAAAATAGACCATGTAAAACTCAATGGGCATCCTGAAAAGAGGTTGCCTGGTAATGTAAATATATCAGTAGAGTATGTAGAGGGAGAATCTATGCTTCTGAGCCTGGATATGAAGGGAATATGTGCTTCCAGCGGTTCTGCATGTACGTCAGGCTCATTGGATCCATCCCATGTGCTTTTAGCAATGGGATTACCTCATGAACTGGCCCATGGTTCATTGAGGTTTTCTATAGGCGAACAGAATACGGAAGAGGAAATCGACTATGTAATCCAGGTTTTGCCTGATATCGTGGCAAGGTTAAGGGAGATGTCTCCATTATACGAAAAAGCAAGAGAGGGGAAATAA
- the nifU gene encoding Fe-S cluster assembly scaffold protein NifU, with product MYSEKVMDHFMNPRNVGEIPDADGVFQVGNPVCGDIMKIYLKIKDGIIVDAKFKTFGCGAAVATSSMATEMIKGKPIEEALKLTNKAVAEALDGLPATKMHCSVLAEEAVKGAIEDYYKKHGINKQVE from the coding sequence ATGTATAGCGAAAAGGTTATGGATCATTTTATGAATCCAAGAAATGTAGGAGAAATACCTGACGCAGATGGCGTTTTTCAAGTAGGAAATCCTGTTTGTGGCGATATTATGAAGATATACCTTAAGATAAAAGATGGTATCATAGTTGATGCCAAATTTAAGACTTTTGGTTGTGGTGCAGCTGTGGCGACCAGCAGTATGGCTACAGAAATGATAAAAGGCAAGCCGATAGAGGAAGCTCTTAAATTGACCAATAAAGCAGTGGCAGAAGCTCTTGATGGCTTACCCGCTACGAAGATGCATTGTTCTGTTCTGGCAGAGGAAGCGGTTAAAGGAGCTATTGAGGATTATTATAAAAAACATGGTATCAATAAGCAGGTGGAGTAA
- a CDS encoding ribonuclease J, giving the protein MPAKNSKIRIIPLGGLNEIGKNMTVYEYKDEIIVVDCGLAFPDDEMLGIDLVIPDISYLLKNQEKVKAIILTHGHEDHIGALPYVLKQINVPVYGTRLTMGIVETRLKEQGLLRDSKLINVNPGESVEIGNFKVEFIRTTHSIADSVALAIHTPMGVIVHTSDFKVDYTPIDGKPMDIHRFAELGKKGVLVMLADSTNIERPGYTLSEKTVGEALDNIFSGAEGRILIATFASNIHRIQQVINATYKYNRKLAVSGRSMINVINVAVELGYLNLPSDMMVSLEDAIKLPHNKVVILTTGSQGEPMSALTRMAYSEHKLVDIVPGDLVIISADPIPGNEKTVSRVINQLFKKGAEVVYEALADVHVSGHACQEELKLMHTLVKPKFFIPVHGEYRHLKQHAKLAENLGMPPENIFIADNGYVLEFNRDSGRIAGTVTAGRVLVDGFGVGDVGNIVLRDRKHLSQDGLLVVVVTISKDSGSVIAGPDIISRGFVYVRESEDLMEEIKKVVKKSLDECLSNNFTEWATIKSEIKNAVTKFLFEKTARKPMILPIIMEI; this is encoded by the coding sequence GTGCCTGCCAAAAATTCTAAAATAAGAATTATACCATTGGGTGGATTAAATGAGATCGGAAAAAATATGACGGTCTATGAATACAAAGATGAGATTATAGTAGTAGATTGTGGATTGGCTTTTCCTGATGATGAAATGTTAGGGATCGATCTGGTGATACCTGATATTTCGTATCTTTTGAAAAATCAAGAAAAGGTAAAAGCGATTATATTGACTCATGGTCATGAAGATCATATTGGTGCTTTGCCTTATGTTTTAAAACAAATAAATGTGCCTGTTTACGGTACGCGTTTGACCATGGGGATTGTTGAAACCAGATTAAAAGAACAAGGTTTGCTAAGAGATTCTAAATTAATAAATGTAAATCCTGGAGAGTCAGTAGAAATAGGCAATTTTAAAGTAGAGTTTATAAGAACGACTCACAGTATAGCAGATTCTGTGGCCCTGGCAATTCATACGCCTATGGGTGTAATAGTTCATACCAGTGATTTTAAAGTGGATTACACACCAATTGATGGTAAGCCAATGGATATACACAGATTTGCAGAGCTAGGTAAAAAAGGTGTTTTGGTTATGCTGGCAGATAGTACCAATATTGAGAGGCCAGGTTATACTCTTTCTGAAAAAACTGTTGGCGAAGCACTTGATAATATTTTTAGTGGTGCTGAGGGCAGGATTTTGATTGCCACTTTTGCATCAAATATTCATCGTATACAACAGGTTATAAACGCTACTTATAAGTATAATAGAAAGCTTGCTGTGAGTGGCAGAAGTATGATTAACGTAATAAATGTGGCTGTAGAATTAGGGTACTTAAATTTACCCAGTGATATGATGGTATCGCTGGAAGATGCTATTAAACTACCTCATAATAAAGTGGTTATTTTGACAACAGGTAGTCAGGGAGAGCCAATGTCTGCACTTACCAGAATGGCTTATTCAGAACACAAATTAGTCGATATAGTGCCAGGGGATCTTGTGATAATTTCTGCAGATCCTATACCTGGCAATGAAAAGACTGTATCAAGGGTGATTAACCAGCTGTTTAAAAAAGGAGCTGAAGTTGTATATGAAGCTTTGGCAGATGTACACGTATCTGGTCATGCTTGCCAAGAAGAGCTAAAGTTAATGCACACGCTTGTTAAACCAAAATTTTTTATACCCGTTCACGGAGAATATAGACACTTAAAGCAACATGCCAAGTTGGCTGAAAATCTTGGAATGCCACCAGAGAACATATTTATTGCAGATAATGGATACGTATTGGAATTTAACAGAGATTCCGGGCGAATAGCCGGCACTGTTACGGCCGGGAGAGTGCTTGTGGATGGCTTTGGCGTGGGCGATGTGGGGAATATCGTCTTGAGGGATCGCAAGCATCTTTCACAAGATGGCCTTTTGGTAGTTGTTGTCACCATATCAAAGGATAGCGGTTCTGTGATCGCAGGACCCGACATAATTTCAAGAGGATTTGTATATGTCAGAGAATCAGAGGATCTTATGGAAGAAATAAAAAAAGTCGTCAAAAAGTCTCTTGATGAGTGTTTGAGCAACAACTTTACAGAATGGGCTACTATTAAATCAGAAATTAAAAATGCTGTAACTAAATTTTTATTTGAAAAAACCGCTAGAAAACCGATGATACTGCCGATTATTATGGAGATATGA
- a CDS encoding IreB family regulatory phosphoprotein: MDNNKEQQTAKFKVDREDITEAQKILFEVYSALKEKGYNPINQIVGYLLSGDPTYITSYKNARSLIRRLERDDILEELVKKYVGE; encoded by the coding sequence ATGGATAATAACAAAGAACAACAAACTGCGAAATTTAAGGTTGACCGAGAGGACATAACTGAGGCACAAAAAATTCTATTTGAGGTTTATAGTGCTTTAAAAGAAAAAGGTTATAATCCTATAAATCAGATTGTAGGGTATTTGCTTTCGGGCGATCCAACGTATATAACAAGTTATAAAAATGCTAGAAGCCTTATAAGGCGCTTGGAAAGAGATGATATATTGGAAGAACTTGTGAAAAAATATGTAGGAGAATGA
- a CDS encoding AI-2E family transporter, whose translation MKKYIMIFLLIFTIAFIFIYRIKLKKVLMPFLLASIMAYILMPAVNWLTQKKFSRLKAIIIVYGIIILVFSLIVYYIIPLILGEISQAGTLLPYYFKLFNDIEKIVQKRYSEYLPPQLETAIIDNIGKINKQISVIIGNGIKTLISIMSQSVNFILSPIIAFYILKDSKYLYEQFLMLFPGRYRQTISELLKEIDKVIKGFVNGQLLVALFVAIVTSIGLYAIGLNFAILIGIIAGILNIVPYLGPIVSGGLAVIAGLIQSPYKALSAVVIFIIVHQIESGILSPKIVGESVGLHPVVIIFSLLIGEEFFGVWGMFFAIPVVATIKVILNYIVDNMDMV comes from the coding sequence GTGAAAAAATATATAATGATATTCTTGTTAATATTTACGATTGCTTTTATATTTATCTATAGAATAAAATTAAAAAAGGTTTTAATGCCTTTTTTATTAGCTTCTATTATGGCATACATATTAATGCCCGCTGTGAATTGGTTGACGCAAAAGAAGTTTTCTCGATTAAAAGCAATAATAATTGTATATGGTATTATAATATTAGTTTTTTCTTTAATTGTATATTATATAATTCCTTTGATATTAGGTGAAATATCTCAGGCTGGTACGCTTTTGCCATATTACTTTAAATTATTTAATGATATAGAAAAAATTGTCCAAAAGAGATATTCTGAATATTTACCACCACAGCTGGAAACAGCAATTATAGATAATATAGGTAAAATAAACAAGCAAATATCTGTTATAATTGGGAATGGAATAAAAACTTTAATTTCAATTATGAGTCAAAGCGTCAATTTTATTTTATCGCCAATTATAGCTTTTTATATTTTAAAAGATTCAAAGTATTTATATGAACAGTTTTTGATGCTTTTCCCTGGGAGATATAGACAGACCATTAGCGAATTGCTAAAAGAAATTGATAAGGTTATAAAAGGTTTTGTTAATGGTCAACTACTTGTAGCATTGTTTGTGGCTATAGTAACATCCATAGGCCTTTATGCTATAGGTCTAAACTTTGCCATATTAATCGGCATAATAGCTGGCATTTTGAATATCGTTCCGTATTTGGGGCCAATTGTAAGTGGTGGGTTAGCGGTAATAGCTGGTTTAATACAATCCCCTTACAAGGCGTTATCAGCTGTTGTGATTTTTATAATTGTTCACCAGATAGAAAGTGGTATTTTATCACCTAAGATTGTAGGTGAAAGCGTTGGTTTGCATCCGGTAGTAATTATATTTTCACTTTTAATTGGTGAAGAATTTTTTGGCGTATGGGGTATGTTTTTTGCCATACCTGTTGTAGCAACTATAAAAGTAATATTAAATTATATTGTTGATAACATGGACATGGTTTAA
- a CDS encoding Fur family transcriptional regulator: MNSFIDELKDQLKRNGYKLTTQRRVILDTIIENLDKHLSIEDIFDLVKKKYPEIGLATVYRTVQLFEQLGIIYKLNFDDGRSRYELYQNKEDHQHHHLICLKCGAIFEVEEDLLEDLEKRIEKEKNFEIVDHNVRFFGYCKNCRSKK; this comes from the coding sequence TTGAATTCGTTTATTGATGAATTAAAAGATCAGTTAAAGCGAAACGGATATAAACTTACGACTCAGAGGCGAGTTATACTTGATACCATAATTGAAAATTTGGATAAGCATCTGTCGATTGAAGATATCTTTGATCTTGTTAAAAAGAAATATCCTGAGATCGGGCTCGCTACGGTATACAGGACCGTTCAGCTATTTGAACAACTAGGTATTATTTACAAATTGAATTTTGATGATGGCAGAAGCAGGTATGAATTATACCAGAATAAAGAGGATCATCAACATCATCATCTTATTTGCTTAAAGTGCGGAGCAATATTCGAAGTAGAAGAAGATTTGTTGGAGGATCTGGAAAAGAGAATAGAAAAAGAGAAGAATTTTGAAATCGTTGACCATAATGTAAGGTTTTTTGGTTATTGTAAGAATTGCAGGTCAAAGAAATAA
- a CDS encoding PRC-barrel domain-containing protein: MIKASSLLNLPVYSDKTGKKLGNVKDVVYGPLKDSIVGYIINSGSIFKSPKFVMANNISHITKDYLVVKDEYSIQDLSENSDIFIHRNSHFVGSSVKDTQGKNLGIVSDAVVDTGNNQVKGYILSDGLISDLINGRSFIERNEDIIYDGHDIIVTRR; this comes from the coding sequence ATGATAAAAGCTTCTTCACTTTTAAATCTACCTGTATATTCTGATAAAACAGGAAAAAAACTCGGCAATGTAAAAGACGTAGTATATGGACCTTTAAAAGACAGCATTGTGGGATACATTATAAACAGTGGAAGCATTTTTAAAAGCCCAAAGTTTGTGATGGCAAATAATATATCCCACATTACTAAAGATTATCTGGTTGTAAAGGACGAGTATTCTATACAAGATCTAAGTGAGAATTCTGATATATTTATACACCGGAATTCTCATTTCGTAGGTAGTAGTGTCAAGGATACTCAGGGCAAAAATTTGGGCATAGTCAGCGACGCGGTTGTAGATACAGGAAATAACCAGGTAAAAGGCTATATATTGAGTGACGGTTTAATAAGCGACCTGATAAATGGACGCAGTTTTATAGAAAGAAATGAAGATATAATATATGATGGCCACGATATTATTGTAACGAGGAGGTAA
- the alaS gene encoding alanine--tRNA ligase, producing MEKLSMNEIRELYLSFFESKGHLRLPSFSLIPKNDKSLLLINSGMAPLKPYFTGKETPPCKRVTTCQKCIRTPDIERVGKTARHGTFFEMLGNFSFGDYFKKEVIPWAWELTTKVYKLPEDRLWITIYEEDEEAFEIWRQVGVPEDRIIRRGKEDNFWEIGTGPCGPCSELYYDRGEKRGKCGKAHCHMFHGIVRGKEVDNEVVDENICEDCDRFLEFWNLVFTQYDKDEAGNYNPLPNPNIDTGMGLERMAVIIQDVESIFEVDIIKAIMDHISDMVGIKYGEDPSKDVSLRVITDHIRGITFMISDGILPSNEGRGYVLRRIIRRAARHGRLLGLNEPFLFKVCQKVIEQYRGTYKELENKSDYIKRVIKREEERFAATIEQGLNILDQYVDELLQHGYSVLSGEKAFKLYDTYGFPLDLTKEILAEKGFSVDEEAFNELMREQKERARAHAIADASLWSLDDTKEQFAKVKTQFVGYEQYEAEAKVLGIILNDSVINSAEEGQEVGIILDITPFYAESGGQVGDTGVIFNDNMEFKVENTVKFGGDKILHNGRVLSGRISVGDDVIGRIDVDRREDAARNHTATHLLHKVLRNLLGDHVHQSGSYVGPDRLRFDFTHFEQISDDVIERIQQEVNKKIYENISVSVEEMPIDQARRSGAMALFDEKYGDIVRVVSIGDFSKEFCGGTHVENTSQIGLFKIISETSVGAGIRRIEALTGRGALAYLNERDGIVEKASRLLKISASKELLGKIDELMEQIKRLEKEKNALNEKIASFYAHTLMENAQDISNLKLVAAKLENIDVDGLKLLGDSIKEKFAECVVILAGIEKNKVNFVGMATKGAVAQGIHVGNVLREVAKIAGGGGGGRPNMAQAGGKDPSKVEEALALAKKLIEGQLNN from the coding sequence ATGGAGAAACTATCGATGAATGAAATAAGGGAGCTATATCTATCTTTTTTTGAATCCAAAGGGCATTTACGGCTTCCCAGTTTTTCGTTGATACCTAAGAATGATAAAAGCCTTTTGTTAATAAATTCCGGAATGGCGCCATTAAAGCCGTATTTTACTGGTAAGGAAACACCGCCTTGTAAACGTGTAACCACATGTCAGAAATGTATCAGGACTCCTGACATAGAGAGGGTTGGGAAAACAGCTCGTCATGGTACATTTTTCGAAATGTTGGGTAATTTTTCTTTTGGAGATTACTTTAAAAAAGAAGTTATTCCATGGGCATGGGAATTGACAACAAAGGTCTATAAGCTTCCTGAAGATAGGTTATGGATAACTATTTACGAAGAAGATGAAGAGGCTTTTGAAATTTGGCGGCAGGTTGGAGTACCTGAGGATAGGATTATCCGAAGGGGGAAAGAAGATAATTTTTGGGAAATAGGTACAGGCCCATGTGGTCCTTGTTCAGAGCTTTATTATGATAGGGGAGAAAAAAGGGGCAAATGCGGTAAGGCTCATTGCCACATGTTTCACGGCATCGTCAGGGGTAAAGAAGTTGATAATGAAGTTGTCGATGAGAACATATGTGAGGATTGCGATAGATTTTTAGAATTCTGGAATCTTGTTTTTACTCAATATGATAAAGATGAGGCTGGAAATTATAATCCTCTGCCAAATCCTAATATAGACACGGGTATGGGGCTTGAGCGAATGGCAGTTATTATTCAGGATGTAGAGTCTATATTTGAAGTAGATATTATAAAGGCAATAATGGACCATATATCGGATATGGTAGGTATAAAATATGGCGAAGACCCTTCAAAAGATGTTTCGCTGAGAGTAATAACTGACCATATAAGAGGTATAACTTTTATGATTTCTGATGGCATATTGCCTTCCAATGAAGGAAGAGGATATGTATTGAGGAGGATTATAAGGAGAGCAGCTCGCCATGGACGTTTATTGGGGTTAAATGAGCCGTTTTTATTCAAAGTATGCCAGAAGGTTATAGAACAGTATAGAGGCACGTATAAAGAGTTAGAAAACAAGAGTGATTACATAAAAAGGGTTATAAAAAGAGAAGAAGAGCGTTTTGCAGCAACTATAGAACAAGGATTGAATATCCTGGATCAGTACGTTGATGAACTGTTGCAACATGGCTATTCAGTGCTTTCTGGCGAAAAAGCTTTTAAACTTTATGATACCTATGGTTTTCCTCTCGATTTGACCAAGGAAATATTAGCGGAAAAAGGGTTTTCTGTAGATGAAGAAGCATTCAACGAATTAATGAGAGAACAAAAGGAAAGGGCAAGGGCTCACGCTATTGCAGATGCTTCCTTGTGGTCATTGGACGATACGAAGGAGCAATTTGCCAAAGTTAAGACACAATTTGTGGGGTATGAGCAATACGAAGCAGAGGCCAAAGTATTGGGGATTATTTTGAACGACAGCGTTATAAATAGTGCCGAGGAAGGTCAGGAAGTAGGAATTATACTGGATATAACTCCTTTTTATGCTGAAAGCGGAGGTCAGGTAGGAGATACAGGTGTTATTTTTAATGATAATATGGAGTTCAAAGTTGAGAATACGGTTAAATTTGGCGGAGACAAAATCCTTCATAATGGGCGTGTACTGAGTGGTAGAATATCTGTTGGCGATGACGTAATTGGTAGAATTGATGTAGATAGAAGAGAAGATGCTGCAAGAAATCATACAGCTACACACCTTTTGCATAAGGTTTTGAGAAATTTATTAGGAGATCATGTCCATCAATCTGGTTCTTATGTTGGACCGGATAGATTGAGATTTGATTTTACTCATTTTGAACAGATAAGTGATGATGTTATTGAAAGGATTCAACAGGAAGTCAACAAGAAAATATATGAAAACATAAGTGTTTCTGTTGAAGAAATGCCTATTGATCAAGCTCGAAGATCAGGAGCAATGGCGCTTTTTGATGAAAAGTATGGAGACATTGTAAGGGTAGTCAGTATCGGAGATTTTAGTAAAGAGTTTTGCGGTGGAACCCATGTAGAAAATACCTCTCAGATTGGTTTATTTAAGATTATTTCTGAGACCAGTGTTGGAGCGGGTATCAGGCGTATTGAGGCACTTACGGGAAGAGGTGCGCTGGCTTACCTTAATGAGAGAGACGGTATAGTTGAAAAGGCATCGAGGCTTTTAAAGATTAGTGCCTCTAAGGAATTACTAGGTAAGATTGATGAACTCATGGAGCAGATTAAGAGGCTGGAAAAGGAAAAGAATGCATTAAATGAGAAAATAGCTTCATTTTATGCGCATACATTAATGGAAAATGCACAAGATATTTCTAATCTAAAGCTTGTGGCAGCTAAATTAGAAAATATTGATGTAGATGGGTTAAAATTGTTAGGGGATAGTATCAAAGAAAAGTTTGCAGAATGCGTGGTGATTTTAGCGGGGATTGAAAAGAATAAAGTTAATTTTGTAGGTATGGCTACTAAAGGTGCCGTGGCACAAGGAATACATGTAGGCAATGTACTGCGAGAAGTAGCCAAGATTGCAGGCGGAGGAGGTGGAGGTCGACCCAATATGGCGCAGGCAGGAGGAAAAGACCCGTCAAAAGTAGAAGAGGCTCTGGCTTTGGCAAAAAAGCTTATAGAAGGTCAGTTGAATAATTAG